The Paramormyrops kingsleyae isolate MSU_618 unplaced genomic scaffold, PKINGS_0.4 ups127, whole genome shotgun sequence genome has a segment encoding these proteins:
- the LOC111851181 gene encoding solute carrier family 26 member 6-like, with protein sequence MVTEQRYIEYYVERDVLDEEQLEEVAQRRIPSNKFLLKDHLKKSLSCSVQGLRRSVVSCMPVLSWLPGYSIRDCALGDLISGVSVGIMNLPQGMAYALLASVPPVFGLYTSFYPVLVYFMFGTSRHISIGTFAVISIMVGSVTEHLAPDRDFLINGTNATGEVDVAARDAYRVNVAATTSVLGGILQVLLGLVRFGFVATYLSEPLVRGYTTGATVHVVASQLKYLFGVAPRRFSGPLSLAYTLIDICCLLPETNVAILVVGVISLVALISVKELNSVYSHKLLLPIPIELIVIVAATLISFYADLSSRFDVDVVGEIPSGLKPPIVPDVSIFMEVVGDAFAIAIVSYAINMSLGKTFAVKHGYKVDSNQELVALGLSNVAGGLFQCFSVTSSMSRSLIQESTGGRTQVAGAISALVVLIAVLKLGPLFEKLPKAVLSTVVFVNLKGMFKQCQDIPMLWRSSKPDMLVWLVTLVSTLLLNLDLGLVTSIAFALLTVIFRTQQPKYSVLGWLPGTDIYLDIDTYDQVNTVPGITIFRSSSTIYFANAELYLEALQEKSGVDFLKRLTHKRKLVAKLQRQKKRDERKARKEAKKQRKVLNSRSGTLFSVERVMGQWKRRDGWEDENGGVQEGGVCDQADRVKMEDGVISGQMNLGYQDGEIPEEATLNRSDTISAEVTTGSPGLSPLDIHSIILDLSTTGFVDTVTMKTLKKIFHNFGEIDVDVYMAACQSCVVEQLECGGFFSHSLPKGRLFATVHDAVLHCLWRRGQSTLPAYVPDVACSTKL encoded by the exons ATGGTGACAGAGCAGAGGTACATAGAGTACTACGTGGAGAGAGATGTGCTGGATGAAGAGCAGCTGGAGGAAGTCGCCCAGAGACGGATACCTTCAAATAAATTTCTCCTAAAAGATCACCTCAAAAAGTCACTGAG TTGCTCTGTTCAAGGGCTGCGACGCAGTGTGGTAAGCTGCATGCCTGTGCTGTCCTGGCTGCCTGGCTACTCCATCAGAGACTGTGCCTTGGGGGACCTGATTTCCGGCGTCAGTGTGGGCATCATGAACCTGCCACAGG GGATGGCATATGCCTTGCTggcctctgtgcctcccgtCTTTGGGCTCTACACCTCATTCTACCCTGTGCTGGTCTACTTCATGTTTGGAACATCGCGACACATCTCCATAG GCACGTTTGCAGTGATCAGCATAATGGTGGGCAGTGTGACAGAGCATTTGGCTCCTGACAGAGACTTCCTCATTAATGGCACCAACGCCACTGGTGAGGTGGATGTAGCTGCCCGGGATGCCTACCGGGTTAACGTGGCCGCCACCACCAGTGTTCTGGGAGGGATCCTCCAG GTCCTCTTAGGCCTGGTGCGATTCGGCTTCGTAGCGACGTACCTGTCAGAGCCGCTGGTGCGGGGCTACACTACAGGGGCCACCGTGCACGTCGTCGCCTCTCAGCTGAAGTACCTGTTCGGCGTGGCGCCGCGCCGCTTCAGCGGGCCCCTCTCCCTGGCCTAC ACGCTGATTGATATATGCTGCCTGCTGCCTGAGACCAATGTGGCCATTCTGGTGGTTGGAGTGATCTCCCTCGTGGCTCTGATATCAGTGAAGGAGCTGAACTCCGTCTACAGCCACAAGCTGCTCCTGCCTATTCCGATTGAGCTTATTGTC ATTGTGGCAGCCACTCTGATTTCATTCTATGCTGATCTGTCGAGCCGCTTTGACGTTGATGTTGTGGGGGAGATTCCAAGCGG GTTGAAGCCTCCCATTGTCCCCGACGTCAGCATTTTCATGGAGGTGGTTGGGGATGCTTTTGCCATCGCTATCGTCAGCTATGCCATAAACATGTCACTGGGCAAGACGTTTGCTGTCAAGCATGGTTACAAGGTGGACAGTAACCAG GAGCTTGTGGCTCTGGGTCTCAGCAATGTAGCGGGAGGTCTTTTCCAGTGCTTTTCCGTAACCTCCTCCATGTCCCGCAGCCTGATCCAGGAGAGCACAGGGGGCCGGACACAG GTGGCGGGGGCTATTTCTGCTCTGGTGGTGTTGATTGCTGTGCTGAAGCTGGGGCCGCTGTTTGAGAAGCTCCCCAAG GCAGTCCTGTCCACTGTTGTCTTCGTCAACCTGAAGGGCATGTTCAAGCAGTGCCAGGATATTCCCATGCTGTGGAGAAGCAGCAAACCTGACATG CTGGTATGGCTGGTTACCCTGGTGTCCACCCTGCTTCTAAACCTGGACCTGGGCCTCGTGACCTCCATCGCCTTTGCCCTACTTACAGTCATCTTCAGGACCCAACA ACCAAAATATTCCGTCCTCGGGTGGTTGCCAGGCACAGACATCTACCTTGATATAGATACATACGATCAG GTGAACACAGTTCCAGGCATCACCATTTTCCGTTCCTCCAGCACCATTTACTTTGCCAATGCTGAGCTATATCTAGAGGCTCTACAGGAGAAG AGTGGCGTTGACTTTCTGAAGCGGCTGACCCACAAGAGGAAGCTGGTAGCAAAGCTCCAACGGCAAAAGAAAAGGGACGAGAGGAAAGCAAGGAAAGAAGCTAAGAAACAG AGAAAGGTTCTGAATTCAAGGTCTGGAACACTATTTTCAGTGGAGCGAGTGATGGGCCAATGGAAAAGGCGAGACGGATGGGAAGATGAGAATGGAGGTGTGCAGGAAGGTGGTGTTTGTGACCAAGCTGACAGGGTTAAGATGGAAGATGGAGTCATCAGTGGTCAGATGAACTTGGGGTACCAAGATGGAGAAATCCCTGAGGAAGCTACACTCAATAGGAGCGACACCATTAGTGCAGAAGTGACTACTGGCTCTCCAGGCCTGAGCCCTTTGGATATCCACTCCATAATCCTGGACCTCTCCACCACCGGCTTCGTAGACACAGTAACCATGAAGACTCtgaaaaaa ATATTCCATAACTTTGGAGAAATAGATGTGGATGTGTACATGGCTGCCTGTCAGT CCTGTGTGGTGGAGCAGCTGGAGTGTGGAGGATTCTTCTCTCATTCCCTCCCCAAGGGCCGGCTGTTCGCCACGGTCCATGATGCTGTACTCCACTGCCTCTGGCGAAGGGGCCAGTCAACTTTGCCTGCCTACGTGCCG GATGTGGCTTGCAGCACCAAACTGTAA